A genomic stretch from Strix aluco isolate bStrAlu1 chromosome 12, bStrAlu1.hap1, whole genome shotgun sequence includes:
- the SECISBP2L gene encoding selenocysteine insertion sequence-binding protein 2-like isoform X2 has product MDKADKNVKLSAEVEPFIPQKKGPETLMIPMALPNDSGGINGMEPTPIPSYLITCYPFVQENQSNRQFPLYNNDIRWQQPNPNPAGPYLAYPIISAQPPVSTEYTYYQLMPAPCAQVMGFYHPFPTPYSAPFQTANAVNTVTTECTERPNPSGQVFPLSSQRSRSSNRGPVIQKQQQLQTHVKNKRPPVKNVATQKETSSSGPENRSRIVLLVDASQQTDFPSDIANKSLSESASTMLWKSKGRRRRASHPAAESSSEQGASEADIDSDSGYCSPKHGNNQAAAMASRNTDSCAMNVVEPSINTNGVSFSAGISWTNVSSQATQKKPWIEKTQTFSRGGRQAEQRNSSQSGFRCRDHSTSSERRQNLQKRHEKPLTTNQSSRTEQSPEPLYFEDEDEFPELNSDNGSSKSSNIQQKISPKVLDDLPENSPINIVQTPIPITTSVPKRAKSQKKKALAAALATAQEYSEISMEQKKLQEALSKAAGKKSKTPVQLDLGDMLAALEKQQQAMKARQITNTRPLSYTVGSAAPFHTKESANRKSLTKGQPSMGCLNPLDSTAPKVKRGKEREIAKLKRPTALKKIILKEREEKKGRLTADHSLLGSDEQKEVHINLTADQSQELASQEETGLSMPSDTSLSPASQNSPYCMTPVSQGSPASSGIGSPMASSAITKIHSKRFREYCNQVLSKEIDECVTLLLQELVSFQERIYQKDPMRAKARRRLVMGLREVTKHMKLNKIKCVIISPNCEKIQSKGGLDEALYNVIAMAREQEIPFVFALGRKALGRCVNKLVPVSVVGIFNYSGAEDLFNKLVSLTEEARKAYRDMVAAMEQEQAEEALKNVKKTPHHMGHSRNPSAASAISFCSVISEPISEVNEKEYETNWRNMVETSDGLETSENERESSCKTAVPEKAGNGQIEKATLNKQPPLATTGTTSATNPGKSTPGDKDEVKPDDNLEWASQQSTETGSLDGSCRDLLNSSMTSTTSTLVPGMLEEEEEEEEDDDEDYAHEPISVEVQLNSRIESWVSETQRTMETLQLGKTLSGAEEENAEQSEEEEVETSEQADPVTDGEEWTNDKHASNTQHKPTICSSLNKEHTDSIYMP; this is encoded by the exons aATGTCAAGCTGTCAGCTGAAGTAGAACCATTTATTCCTCAGAAGAAGGGTCCAGAAACACTAATGATCCCGATGGCGCTTCCTAACGACAGCGGAGGAATTAATGGCATGGAACCGACTCCTATCCCTAGCTACCTGATCACTTGCTATCCATTTGTACAGGAAAACCAATCTAATAG acaGTTTCCATTATACAACAATGACATCAGATGGCAGCAACCCAACCCAAATCCTGCAGGACCATACCTTGCTTATCCTATAATATCTGCACAACCACCTGTTTCTACAGAATATACATACTATCAGCTGATGCCAGCGCCATGTGCTCAGGTCATGGGTTTCTATCACCCTTTCCCTACCCCCTATTCTGCACCCTTTCAAACAGCAAATGCTGTAAATACAGTTACTACAGAGTGCACTGAGCGTCCCAACCCGTCAGGCCAGGTCTTTCCATTGTCCAGTCAGCGGAGCAGAAGCAGTAACAGGGGACCAGTCATACAAAAA caacaacagttACAGACACATGTAAAAAACAAACGTCCTCCGGTGAAAAATGTCGCCACTCAAAAGGAGACTAGTTCATCAGGTCCTGAGAACAGATCAAGGATTGTTTTGTTGGTTGATGCATCCCAGCAAACAG ACTTTCCTTCAGATATAGCTAATAAGTCACTTTCTGAGAGTGCCTCTACAATGCTGTGGAAATCAAAAGGCAGGCGCAGAAGAGCTTCTCACCCTGCTGCCGAGTCCTCTAGTGAACAGGGCGCAAGTGAGGCAGACATTGACAGTGACAGTGGCTATTGTAGTCCTAAGCATGGAAATAACCAGGCTGCAGCCATGGCTTCAAGAAATACAGATTCTTGTGCGATGAAT gttgTCGAACCATCAATAAATACAA ATggtgtttctttttcagctggtATAAGTTGGACTAATGTAAGTTCCCAGGCAACgcaaaaaaaaccctggattGAAAAAACTCAGACATTTTCTAGAGGTGGAAGACAAGCTGAGCAAAGAAATAGTTCACAG TCCGGTTTCAGATGCAGAGACCACAGCACGTCTTCAGAAAGAAGGCAGAATTTGCAGAAACGACATGAAAAACCTCTAACTACAAACCAGTCAAGCAGAACAGAGCAGAGTCCTGAACCTCTGTATTTTGAG GATGAAGATGAATTTCCAGAGCTAAATAGTGACAATGGCAGCAGCAAAAGTAGTAACATCCAGCAAAAGATTTCACCCAAAGTA TTGGATGACTTGCCAGAGAATTCTCCAATCAATATAGTCCAAACTCCAATCCCCATTACAACCTCTGTACCAAAGCGTGCAAAAAGTCAGAAGAAGAAGGCCTTGGCAGCAGCACTTGCAACAGCTCAAGAGTATTCAGAGATAAGCATGGAACAGAAAAAACTTCAA GAGGCTTTATCAAAAGCGGCTGGAAAGAAGAGCAAGACCCCTGTTCAGTTAGATTTGGGTGACATGTTAGCAGCTcttgaaaaacagcagcaagcCATGAAAGCTCGTCAGATCACCAACACCAGGCCCCTCTCATACACCG TTGGCAGTGCTGCTCCCTTTCATACCAAAGAATCTGCCAACAGAAAGTCCTTAACAAAGGGACAGCCGTCTATGGGTTGCCTTAATCCTTTGGATTCAACTGCCCCAaaagtgaaaagaggaaaagaaagagagattgCAAAACTGAAACGCCCTACAGCACTTAAAAAG attattttgaaagagagagaagagaagaaaggccGTTTAACAGCTGACCATAGCCTTCTGGGATCTGATGAACAGAAAGAGGTTCATATAAACTTGACTGCTGATCAGTCTCAGGAGCTGGCCTCTCAAGAAG AAACTGGACTAAGTATGCCTAGTGATACTTCACTTTCGCCAGCAAGTCAGAATTCTCCATACTGCATGACCCCAGTGTCGCAGGGGTCACCTGCTAGTTCTGGAATAGGCAGTCCAATGGCATCTTCTGCAATAACCAAAATTCACAGCAAGAGATTCAGAGA ATACTGTAATCAAGTTCTAAGTAAAGAAATAGATGAGTGTGTGACACTTTTATTGCAAGAGCTTGTCAGCTTCCAGGAACGGATTTATCAAAAGGATCCCATGAGAGCTAAAGCAAGGAGAAGACTTGTTATGGGGTTGCGTGAGGTTACTAAgcatatgaaattaaacaagatcAAGTGTGTAATCATATCTCCCAACTGCGAAAAAATCCAGTCAAAAG GTGGACTAGATGAGGCTCTATATAACGTAATAGCCATGGCACGGGAACAAGAAATTCCTTTTGTCTTTGCTCTTGGCCGTAAAGCTCTTGGCCGTTGTGTGAACAAGCTGGTTCCTGTTAGTGTAGTGGGTATCTTCAACTACTCAGGTGCTGAG GACCTATTTAACAAGCTGGTATCACTGACTGAAGAGGCCAGAAAAGCATACAGAGATATGGTTGCTGCAATGGAACAGGAACAGGCAGAAGAAGCCTTGAAGAATGTAAAGAAGACCCCCCATCATATGGGTCATTCTCGTAACCCATCTGCAGCAAGTGCTATCTCATTCTGTAGTGTTATTTCTGAACCCATATCTGAAGTGAATGAGAAAGAATATG AAACAAACTGGAGAAATATGGTGGAAACATCTGATGGGTTAGAAACCtctgaaaatgagagagaatCCTCATGTAAGACTGCGGTACCAGAGAAAGCTGGTAATGGTCAAATTGAAAAAGCCACTCTTAATAAACAACCACCTCTGGCTACAACTGGCACTACCTCAGCAACAAATCCTGGAAAATCCACACCAGGTGACAAAGATGAGGTGAAACCAGATGACAATCTGGAATGGGCCTCACAGCAGAGTACAGAAACAGGATCACTGGATGGCAGCTGCCGAGATCTTTTGAATTCCTCCATGACCAGTACCACCAGTACTCTTGTACCAGGAATGctagaagaggaggaggaggaagaggaagatgatgatgaggaCTATGCCCATGAACCAATTTCTGTAGAGGTTCAGCTTAATAGCAGAATTGAATCTTGGGTTTCAGAGACCCAGAGAACTATGGAAACTCTTCAGCTTGGGAAGACCCTTAGTGGTGCcgaagaagaaaatgcagaacaaagtgaagaggaagaagtaGAGACTTCTGAGCAGGCTGATCCGGTTACTGATGGTGAGGAATGGACAAATGATAAGCACGCAAGTAACACTCAACATAAACCTACCATCTGCAGTTCTTTGAATAAAGAACACACAGATTCCATCTATATGCCGTAA
- the SECISBP2L gene encoding selenocysteine insertion sequence-binding protein 2-like isoform X3, which produces MDKADKNVKLSAEVEPFIPQKKGPETLMIPMALPNDSGGINGMEPTPIPSYLITCYPFVQENQSNRQFPLYNNDIRWQQPNPNPAGPYLAYPIISAQPPVSTEYTYYQLMPAPCAQVMGFYHPFPTPYSAPFQTANAVNTVTTECTERPNPSGQVFPLSSQRSRSSNRGPVIQKQQQLQTHVKNKRPPVKNVATQKETSSSGPENRSRIVLLVDASQQTDFPSDIANKSLSESASTMLWKSKGRRRRASHPAAESSSEQGASEADIDSDSGYCSPKHGNNQAAAMASRNTDSCAMNVVEPSINTTGISWTNVSSQATQKKPWIEKTQTFSRGGRQAEQRNSSQSGFRCRDHSTSSERRQNLQKRHEKPLTTNQSSRTEQSPEPLYFEDEDEFPELNSDNGSSKSSNIQQKISPKVLDDLPENSPINIVQTPIPITTSVPKRAKSQKKKALAAALATAQEYSEISMEQKKLQEALSKAAGKKSKTPVQLDLGDMLAALEKQQQAMKARQITNTRPLSYTVGSAAPFHTKESANRKSLTKGQPSMGCLNPLDSTAPKVKRGKEREIAKLKRPTALKKIILKEREEKKGRLTADHSLLGSDEQKEVHINLTADQSQELASQEETGLSMPSDTSLSPASQNSPYCMTPVSQGSPASSGIGSPMASSAITKIHSKRFREYCNQVLSKEIDECVTLLLQELVSFQERIYQKDPMRAKARRRLVMGLREVTKHMKLNKIKCVIISPNCEKIQSKGGLDEALYNVIAMAREQEIPFVFALGRKALGRCVNKLVPVSVVGIFNYSGAEDLFNKLVSLTEEARKAYRDMVAAMEQEQAEEALKNVKKTPHHMGHSRNPSAASAISFCSVISEPISEVNEKEYETNWRNMVETSDGLETSENERESSCKTAVPEKAGNGQIEKATLNKQPPLATTGTTSATNPGKSTPGDKDEVKPDDNLEWASQQSTETGSLDGSCRDLLNSSMTSTTSTLVPGMLEEEEEEEEDDDEDYAHEPISVEVQLNSRIESWVSETQRTMETLQLGKTLSGAEEENAEQSEEEEVETSEQADPVTDGEEWTNDKHASNTQHKPTICSSLNKEHTDSIYMP; this is translated from the exons aATGTCAAGCTGTCAGCTGAAGTAGAACCATTTATTCCTCAGAAGAAGGGTCCAGAAACACTAATGATCCCGATGGCGCTTCCTAACGACAGCGGAGGAATTAATGGCATGGAACCGACTCCTATCCCTAGCTACCTGATCACTTGCTATCCATTTGTACAGGAAAACCAATCTAATAG acaGTTTCCATTATACAACAATGACATCAGATGGCAGCAACCCAACCCAAATCCTGCAGGACCATACCTTGCTTATCCTATAATATCTGCACAACCACCTGTTTCTACAGAATATACATACTATCAGCTGATGCCAGCGCCATGTGCTCAGGTCATGGGTTTCTATCACCCTTTCCCTACCCCCTATTCTGCACCCTTTCAAACAGCAAATGCTGTAAATACAGTTACTACAGAGTGCACTGAGCGTCCCAACCCGTCAGGCCAGGTCTTTCCATTGTCCAGTCAGCGGAGCAGAAGCAGTAACAGGGGACCAGTCATACAAAAA caacaacagttACAGACACATGTAAAAAACAAACGTCCTCCGGTGAAAAATGTCGCCACTCAAAAGGAGACTAGTTCATCAGGTCCTGAGAACAGATCAAGGATTGTTTTGTTGGTTGATGCATCCCAGCAAACAG ACTTTCCTTCAGATATAGCTAATAAGTCACTTTCTGAGAGTGCCTCTACAATGCTGTGGAAATCAAAAGGCAGGCGCAGAAGAGCTTCTCACCCTGCTGCCGAGTCCTCTAGTGAACAGGGCGCAAGTGAGGCAGACATTGACAGTGACAGTGGCTATTGTAGTCCTAAGCATGGAAATAACCAGGCTGCAGCCATGGCTTCAAGAAATACAGATTCTTGTGCGATGAAT gttgTCGAACCATCAATAAATACAA ctggtATAAGTTGGACTAATGTAAGTTCCCAGGCAACgcaaaaaaaaccctggattGAAAAAACTCAGACATTTTCTAGAGGTGGAAGACAAGCTGAGCAAAGAAATAGTTCACAG TCCGGTTTCAGATGCAGAGACCACAGCACGTCTTCAGAAAGAAGGCAGAATTTGCAGAAACGACATGAAAAACCTCTAACTACAAACCAGTCAAGCAGAACAGAGCAGAGTCCTGAACCTCTGTATTTTGAG GATGAAGATGAATTTCCAGAGCTAAATAGTGACAATGGCAGCAGCAAAAGTAGTAACATCCAGCAAAAGATTTCACCCAAAGTA TTGGATGACTTGCCAGAGAATTCTCCAATCAATATAGTCCAAACTCCAATCCCCATTACAACCTCTGTACCAAAGCGTGCAAAAAGTCAGAAGAAGAAGGCCTTGGCAGCAGCACTTGCAACAGCTCAAGAGTATTCAGAGATAAGCATGGAACAGAAAAAACTTCAA GAGGCTTTATCAAAAGCGGCTGGAAAGAAGAGCAAGACCCCTGTTCAGTTAGATTTGGGTGACATGTTAGCAGCTcttgaaaaacagcagcaagcCATGAAAGCTCGTCAGATCACCAACACCAGGCCCCTCTCATACACCG TTGGCAGTGCTGCTCCCTTTCATACCAAAGAATCTGCCAACAGAAAGTCCTTAACAAAGGGACAGCCGTCTATGGGTTGCCTTAATCCTTTGGATTCAACTGCCCCAaaagtgaaaagaggaaaagaaagagagattgCAAAACTGAAACGCCCTACAGCACTTAAAAAG attattttgaaagagagagaagagaagaaaggccGTTTAACAGCTGACCATAGCCTTCTGGGATCTGATGAACAGAAAGAGGTTCATATAAACTTGACTGCTGATCAGTCTCAGGAGCTGGCCTCTCAAGAAG AAACTGGACTAAGTATGCCTAGTGATACTTCACTTTCGCCAGCAAGTCAGAATTCTCCATACTGCATGACCCCAGTGTCGCAGGGGTCACCTGCTAGTTCTGGAATAGGCAGTCCAATGGCATCTTCTGCAATAACCAAAATTCACAGCAAGAGATTCAGAGA ATACTGTAATCAAGTTCTAAGTAAAGAAATAGATGAGTGTGTGACACTTTTATTGCAAGAGCTTGTCAGCTTCCAGGAACGGATTTATCAAAAGGATCCCATGAGAGCTAAAGCAAGGAGAAGACTTGTTATGGGGTTGCGTGAGGTTACTAAgcatatgaaattaaacaagatcAAGTGTGTAATCATATCTCCCAACTGCGAAAAAATCCAGTCAAAAG GTGGACTAGATGAGGCTCTATATAACGTAATAGCCATGGCACGGGAACAAGAAATTCCTTTTGTCTTTGCTCTTGGCCGTAAAGCTCTTGGCCGTTGTGTGAACAAGCTGGTTCCTGTTAGTGTAGTGGGTATCTTCAACTACTCAGGTGCTGAG GACCTATTTAACAAGCTGGTATCACTGACTGAAGAGGCCAGAAAAGCATACAGAGATATGGTTGCTGCAATGGAACAGGAACAGGCAGAAGAAGCCTTGAAGAATGTAAAGAAGACCCCCCATCATATGGGTCATTCTCGTAACCCATCTGCAGCAAGTGCTATCTCATTCTGTAGTGTTATTTCTGAACCCATATCTGAAGTGAATGAGAAAGAATATG AAACAAACTGGAGAAATATGGTGGAAACATCTGATGGGTTAGAAACCtctgaaaatgagagagaatCCTCATGTAAGACTGCGGTACCAGAGAAAGCTGGTAATGGTCAAATTGAAAAAGCCACTCTTAATAAACAACCACCTCTGGCTACAACTGGCACTACCTCAGCAACAAATCCTGGAAAATCCACACCAGGTGACAAAGATGAGGTGAAACCAGATGACAATCTGGAATGGGCCTCACAGCAGAGTACAGAAACAGGATCACTGGATGGCAGCTGCCGAGATCTTTTGAATTCCTCCATGACCAGTACCACCAGTACTCTTGTACCAGGAATGctagaagaggaggaggaggaagaggaagatgatgatgaggaCTATGCCCATGAACCAATTTCTGTAGAGGTTCAGCTTAATAGCAGAATTGAATCTTGGGTTTCAGAGACCCAGAGAACTATGGAAACTCTTCAGCTTGGGAAGACCCTTAGTGGTGCcgaagaagaaaatgcagaacaaagtgaagaggaagaagtaGAGACTTCTGAGCAGGCTGATCCGGTTACTGATGGTGAGGAATGGACAAATGATAAGCACGCAAGTAACACTCAACATAAACCTACCATCTGCAGTTCTTTGAATAAAGAACACACAGATTCCATCTATATGCCGTAA
- the SECISBP2L gene encoding selenocysteine insertion sequence-binding protein 2-like isoform X1 codes for MDKADKNVKLSAEVEPFIPQKKGPETLMIPMALPNDSGGINGMEPTPIPSYLITCYPFVQENQSNRQFPLYNNDIRWQQPNPNPAGPYLAYPIISAQPPVSTEYTYYQLMPAPCAQVMGFYHPFPTPYSAPFQTANAVNTVTTECTERPNPSGQVFPLSSQRSRSSNRGPVIQKQQQLQTHVKNKRPPVKNVATQKETSSSGPENRSRIVLLVDASQQTDFPSDIANKSLSESASTMLWKSKGRRRRASHPAAESSSEQGASEADIDSDSGYCSPKHGNNQAAAMASRNTDSCAMNVVEPSINTIDGVSFSAGISWTNVSSQATQKKPWIEKTQTFSRGGRQAEQRNSSQSGFRCRDHSTSSERRQNLQKRHEKPLTTNQSSRTEQSPEPLYFEDEDEFPELNSDNGSSKSSNIQQKISPKVLDDLPENSPINIVQTPIPITTSVPKRAKSQKKKALAAALATAQEYSEISMEQKKLQEALSKAAGKKSKTPVQLDLGDMLAALEKQQQAMKARQITNTRPLSYTVGSAAPFHTKESANRKSLTKGQPSMGCLNPLDSTAPKVKRGKEREIAKLKRPTALKKIILKEREEKKGRLTADHSLLGSDEQKEVHINLTADQSQELASQEETGLSMPSDTSLSPASQNSPYCMTPVSQGSPASSGIGSPMASSAITKIHSKRFREYCNQVLSKEIDECVTLLLQELVSFQERIYQKDPMRAKARRRLVMGLREVTKHMKLNKIKCVIISPNCEKIQSKGGLDEALYNVIAMAREQEIPFVFALGRKALGRCVNKLVPVSVVGIFNYSGAEDLFNKLVSLTEEARKAYRDMVAAMEQEQAEEALKNVKKTPHHMGHSRNPSAASAISFCSVISEPISEVNEKEYETNWRNMVETSDGLETSENERESSCKTAVPEKAGNGQIEKATLNKQPPLATTGTTSATNPGKSTPGDKDEVKPDDNLEWASQQSTETGSLDGSCRDLLNSSMTSTTSTLVPGMLEEEEEEEEDDDEDYAHEPISVEVQLNSRIESWVSETQRTMETLQLGKTLSGAEEENAEQSEEEEVETSEQADPVTDGEEWTNDKHASNTQHKPTICSSLNKEHTDSIYMP; via the exons aATGTCAAGCTGTCAGCTGAAGTAGAACCATTTATTCCTCAGAAGAAGGGTCCAGAAACACTAATGATCCCGATGGCGCTTCCTAACGACAGCGGAGGAATTAATGGCATGGAACCGACTCCTATCCCTAGCTACCTGATCACTTGCTATCCATTTGTACAGGAAAACCAATCTAATAG acaGTTTCCATTATACAACAATGACATCAGATGGCAGCAACCCAACCCAAATCCTGCAGGACCATACCTTGCTTATCCTATAATATCTGCACAACCACCTGTTTCTACAGAATATACATACTATCAGCTGATGCCAGCGCCATGTGCTCAGGTCATGGGTTTCTATCACCCTTTCCCTACCCCCTATTCTGCACCCTTTCAAACAGCAAATGCTGTAAATACAGTTACTACAGAGTGCACTGAGCGTCCCAACCCGTCAGGCCAGGTCTTTCCATTGTCCAGTCAGCGGAGCAGAAGCAGTAACAGGGGACCAGTCATACAAAAA caacaacagttACAGACACATGTAAAAAACAAACGTCCTCCGGTGAAAAATGTCGCCACTCAAAAGGAGACTAGTTCATCAGGTCCTGAGAACAGATCAAGGATTGTTTTGTTGGTTGATGCATCCCAGCAAACAG ACTTTCCTTCAGATATAGCTAATAAGTCACTTTCTGAGAGTGCCTCTACAATGCTGTGGAAATCAAAAGGCAGGCGCAGAAGAGCTTCTCACCCTGCTGCCGAGTCCTCTAGTGAACAGGGCGCAAGTGAGGCAGACATTGACAGTGACAGTGGCTATTGTAGTCCTAAGCATGGAAATAACCAGGCTGCAGCCATGGCTTCAAGAAATACAGATTCTTGTGCGATGAAT gttgTCGAACCATCAATAAATACAA TAGATggtgtttctttttcagctggtATAAGTTGGACTAATGTAAGTTCCCAGGCAACgcaaaaaaaaccctggattGAAAAAACTCAGACATTTTCTAGAGGTGGAAGACAAGCTGAGCAAAGAAATAGTTCACAG TCCGGTTTCAGATGCAGAGACCACAGCACGTCTTCAGAAAGAAGGCAGAATTTGCAGAAACGACATGAAAAACCTCTAACTACAAACCAGTCAAGCAGAACAGAGCAGAGTCCTGAACCTCTGTATTTTGAG GATGAAGATGAATTTCCAGAGCTAAATAGTGACAATGGCAGCAGCAAAAGTAGTAACATCCAGCAAAAGATTTCACCCAAAGTA TTGGATGACTTGCCAGAGAATTCTCCAATCAATATAGTCCAAACTCCAATCCCCATTACAACCTCTGTACCAAAGCGTGCAAAAAGTCAGAAGAAGAAGGCCTTGGCAGCAGCACTTGCAACAGCTCAAGAGTATTCAGAGATAAGCATGGAACAGAAAAAACTTCAA GAGGCTTTATCAAAAGCGGCTGGAAAGAAGAGCAAGACCCCTGTTCAGTTAGATTTGGGTGACATGTTAGCAGCTcttgaaaaacagcagcaagcCATGAAAGCTCGTCAGATCACCAACACCAGGCCCCTCTCATACACCG TTGGCAGTGCTGCTCCCTTTCATACCAAAGAATCTGCCAACAGAAAGTCCTTAACAAAGGGACAGCCGTCTATGGGTTGCCTTAATCCTTTGGATTCAACTGCCCCAaaagtgaaaagaggaaaagaaagagagattgCAAAACTGAAACGCCCTACAGCACTTAAAAAG attattttgaaagagagagaagagaagaaaggccGTTTAACAGCTGACCATAGCCTTCTGGGATCTGATGAACAGAAAGAGGTTCATATAAACTTGACTGCTGATCAGTCTCAGGAGCTGGCCTCTCAAGAAG AAACTGGACTAAGTATGCCTAGTGATACTTCACTTTCGCCAGCAAGTCAGAATTCTCCATACTGCATGACCCCAGTGTCGCAGGGGTCACCTGCTAGTTCTGGAATAGGCAGTCCAATGGCATCTTCTGCAATAACCAAAATTCACAGCAAGAGATTCAGAGA ATACTGTAATCAAGTTCTAAGTAAAGAAATAGATGAGTGTGTGACACTTTTATTGCAAGAGCTTGTCAGCTTCCAGGAACGGATTTATCAAAAGGATCCCATGAGAGCTAAAGCAAGGAGAAGACTTGTTATGGGGTTGCGTGAGGTTACTAAgcatatgaaattaaacaagatcAAGTGTGTAATCATATCTCCCAACTGCGAAAAAATCCAGTCAAAAG GTGGACTAGATGAGGCTCTATATAACGTAATAGCCATGGCACGGGAACAAGAAATTCCTTTTGTCTTTGCTCTTGGCCGTAAAGCTCTTGGCCGTTGTGTGAACAAGCTGGTTCCTGTTAGTGTAGTGGGTATCTTCAACTACTCAGGTGCTGAG GACCTATTTAACAAGCTGGTATCACTGACTGAAGAGGCCAGAAAAGCATACAGAGATATGGTTGCTGCAATGGAACAGGAACAGGCAGAAGAAGCCTTGAAGAATGTAAAGAAGACCCCCCATCATATGGGTCATTCTCGTAACCCATCTGCAGCAAGTGCTATCTCATTCTGTAGTGTTATTTCTGAACCCATATCTGAAGTGAATGAGAAAGAATATG AAACAAACTGGAGAAATATGGTGGAAACATCTGATGGGTTAGAAACCtctgaaaatgagagagaatCCTCATGTAAGACTGCGGTACCAGAGAAAGCTGGTAATGGTCAAATTGAAAAAGCCACTCTTAATAAACAACCACCTCTGGCTACAACTGGCACTACCTCAGCAACAAATCCTGGAAAATCCACACCAGGTGACAAAGATGAGGTGAAACCAGATGACAATCTGGAATGGGCCTCACAGCAGAGTACAGAAACAGGATCACTGGATGGCAGCTGCCGAGATCTTTTGAATTCCTCCATGACCAGTACCACCAGTACTCTTGTACCAGGAATGctagaagaggaggaggaggaagaggaagatgatgatgaggaCTATGCCCATGAACCAATTTCTGTAGAGGTTCAGCTTAATAGCAGAATTGAATCTTGGGTTTCAGAGACCCAGAGAACTATGGAAACTCTTCAGCTTGGGAAGACCCTTAGTGGTGCcgaagaagaaaatgcagaacaaagtgaagaggaagaagtaGAGACTTCTGAGCAGGCTGATCCGGTTACTGATGGTGAGGAATGGACAAATGATAAGCACGCAAGTAACACTCAACATAAACCTACCATCTGCAGTTCTTTGAATAAAGAACACACAGATTCCATCTATATGCCGTAA